Proteins from one Oncorhynchus masou masou isolate Uvic2021 chromosome 12, UVic_Omas_1.1, whole genome shotgun sequence genomic window:
- the LOC135549548 gene encoding F-box/LRR-repeat protein 2-like isoform X2 produces MNGITKGRFEVFSNSDEAPINKKLPKELLLRIFSNLDVITLCRCAQVSKAWNVLALDGSNWQKIDLFNFQTDIEGRVVENISKRCGGFLRQLSLRGCISVGDASMKTFSLNCCSIEVLNLNGCSKITDSTCLSLSKFCCKLKQLDLTSCVSVTNHSLKALSDGCSMLETLNLSWCDQISRDGIEALTRGCNNLQALFLRGCTQLEDGALKPLQKHCPELTTINMQTCSITDDGLVSLCRGCHKLQMLCISGCSNITDVSLTALGLNCPRLKILEAARCSHVTDAGFTVLARHCHEMEKMDLEECVLVTDNTLVQLAIHCPRLQALSLSHCELITDDGIRALSSSVCGQERLTVVELDNCPLITDGTLEHLKNCHRLERIELYDCQQVTRAGIKRIRAHLPEIKVHAYFAPVTPPPSVHGGGHRMCRCCVIL; encoded by the exons aaTCTTCTCCAACCTGGATGTGATCACATTGTGCAGGTGTGCCCAGGTGTCCAAG gCGTGGAATGTCCTGGCCTTGGATGGTAGTAACTGGCAGAAGATTGACCTGTTCAACTTCCAGACAGACATagag ggtAGAGTAGTGGAGAACATCTCTAAGCGATGTGGAGGCTTCCTGAGGCAGCTGAGTTTGAGAGGATGTATCAGTGTGGGAGACGCATCCATGAA GACGTTTTCCCTGAACTGCTGTAGCATTGAGGTGTTGAACCTGAATGGCTGCAGTAAGATCACAGACAGCACCTGTCTCAGCCTCTCCAAGTTCTGCTGCAAACTCAAACAGCTGGACCTCACCTCCTGTGTGTCTGTTACCAACCACTCCCTCAAAGCTCTCAG TGACGGCTGTAGTATGTTGGAGACATTAAACCTGTCGTGGTGTGACCAAATCAGCAGAGATGGCATCGAGGCTCTGACCAGGGGCTGTAACAACCTACAAGCCCTGTTCCTACGTGGctgcacacag ctggAGGATGGAGCACTGAAACCCCTTCAGAAACACTGTCCTGAACTAACCACTATCAACATGCAGACCTGCTCA aTAACTGATGATGGCTTGGTCAGCCTGTGTCGGGGGTGTCACAAACTGCAGATGCTGTGTATCTCTGGCTGCAGTAACATTACAGACGTCTCTCTCACCGCTCTGGGCCTGAACTGCCCCCGACTCAA GATCTTGGAAGCAGCACGGTGTTCACATGTGACAGACGCTGGGTTTACTGTACTGGCCAGG CATTGTCATGAGATGGAAAAAATGGATTTAGAAGAATGTGTTTTG GTGACTGACAACACTCTAGTCCAGCTCGCTATTCACTGCCCTCGCCTGCAAGCACTG TCCCTCTCCCACTGTGAGCTGATAACTGACGACGGTATCAGGGCGctgagcagcagtgtgtgtggacaggagCGCCTCACGGTGGTGGAGTTGGATAACTGCCCTCTGATCACAGACGGGACTCTGGAGCACCTGAAAAACTGCCACCGCCTGGAGAGGATAGAACTCTACGACTGCCAGCAGGTCACCAGGGCCGGCATCAAACGCATACGG GCCCATCTCCCAGAGATAAAGGTCCACGCCTACTTTGCCCCGGTGACGCCCCCTCCCTCGGTGCACGGCGGGGGCCATAGGATGTGTCGCTGCTGCGTCATCCTCTGA
- the LOC135549548 gene encoding F-box/LRR-repeat protein 2-like isoform X1, with protein sequence MNGITKGRFEVFSNSDEAPINKKLPKELLLRIFSNLDVITLCRCAQVSKAWNVLALDGSNWQKIDLFNFQTDIEGRVVENISKRCGGFLRQLSLRGCISVGDASMKTFSLNCCSIEVLNLNGCSKITDSTCLSLSKFCCKLKQLDLTSCVSVTNHSLKALSDGCSMLETLNLSWCDQISRDGIEALTRGCNNLQALFLRGCTQLEDGALKPLQKHCPELTTINMQTCSQITDDGLVSLCRGCHKLQMLCISGCSNITDVSLTALGLNCPRLKILEAARCSHVTDAGFTVLARHCHEMEKMDLEECVLVTDNTLVQLAIHCPRLQALSLSHCELITDDGIRALSSSVCGQERLTVVELDNCPLITDGTLEHLKNCHRLERIELYDCQQVTRAGIKRIRAHLPEIKVHAYFAPVTPPPSVHGGGHRMCRCCVIL encoded by the exons aaTCTTCTCCAACCTGGATGTGATCACATTGTGCAGGTGTGCCCAGGTGTCCAAG gCGTGGAATGTCCTGGCCTTGGATGGTAGTAACTGGCAGAAGATTGACCTGTTCAACTTCCAGACAGACATagag ggtAGAGTAGTGGAGAACATCTCTAAGCGATGTGGAGGCTTCCTGAGGCAGCTGAGTTTGAGAGGATGTATCAGTGTGGGAGACGCATCCATGAA GACGTTTTCCCTGAACTGCTGTAGCATTGAGGTGTTGAACCTGAATGGCTGCAGTAAGATCACAGACAGCACCTGTCTCAGCCTCTCCAAGTTCTGCTGCAAACTCAAACAGCTGGACCTCACCTCCTGTGTGTCTGTTACCAACCACTCCCTCAAAGCTCTCAG TGACGGCTGTAGTATGTTGGAGACATTAAACCTGTCGTGGTGTGACCAAATCAGCAGAGATGGCATCGAGGCTCTGACCAGGGGCTGTAACAACCTACAAGCCCTGTTCCTACGTGGctgcacacag ctggAGGATGGAGCACTGAAACCCCTTCAGAAACACTGTCCTGAACTAACCACTATCAACATGCAGACCTGCTCA cagaTAACTGATGATGGCTTGGTCAGCCTGTGTCGGGGGTGTCACAAACTGCAGATGCTGTGTATCTCTGGCTGCAGTAACATTACAGACGTCTCTCTCACCGCTCTGGGCCTGAACTGCCCCCGACTCAA GATCTTGGAAGCAGCACGGTGTTCACATGTGACAGACGCTGGGTTTACTGTACTGGCCAGG CATTGTCATGAGATGGAAAAAATGGATTTAGAAGAATGTGTTTTG GTGACTGACAACACTCTAGTCCAGCTCGCTATTCACTGCCCTCGCCTGCAAGCACTG TCCCTCTCCCACTGTGAGCTGATAACTGACGACGGTATCAGGGCGctgagcagcagtgtgtgtggacaggagCGCCTCACGGTGGTGGAGTTGGATAACTGCCCTCTGATCACAGACGGGACTCTGGAGCACCTGAAAAACTGCCACCGCCTGGAGAGGATAGAACTCTACGACTGCCAGCAGGTCACCAGGGCCGGCATCAAACGCATACGG GCCCATCTCCCAGAGATAAAGGTCCACGCCTACTTTGCCCCGGTGACGCCCCCTCCCTCGGTGCACGGCGGGGGCCATAGGATGTGTCGCTGCTGCGTCATCCTCTGA